The DNA sequence TCAACTGACCGAACATCGCTATTTCCAGTGGTTGTGAGCTGGTATTATTTATATGGTAATCAACATTAATTGCATATTCACCGCGTTTGAGCACGAAAGTTTTGGTGTATTGCACACCATTACTGCCCGTGTAACTTAAAGGGATATGCAACTCGTTTTGCCCGTCTGCAAGGGTAAAGGTTGTTTGCGGACTGGTATACAGAGGACGATCACCATTTGCCGGATTATCAGGACCATCACGGCCTGTTAAGCCACTCTGTGCCTGATAAAGAAAGGCTGGAGTCGTTTCAAGCAAAGTGAAGGGGCGATCTGATCCCAGAGTATCGGGATAAGTCAGCAGTTCTGCCTGATCAATGTCTCCGCCTCTGGTATTAATTTTCAGGGACAGCACGTCGGTCTTGACCGTGATCTGTTGTCCCTGACCGCTGGCGGTGAGGCCCTGGCTGGTGAGGTCACCGTTAGCACTGCTCGTGTTTTGGGTACTCTGGGTCTGGAGTGGCTTAGGAGCATGATCCGTCTGCCAGGCCTGCCAGAGCATAAAAGACACGAACAGAAAAGCGATGATAAAAAGATTACGTTGCGAATCCATCGTTAATGTTCTCTGGTATCAATGTTTATTTAGGTGGAACCGGGTCGTTACCACCAGGGTTAAGTGGATGACATTTTAATACGCGTTTTACTGTCAACCAACTTCCTTTTATCACACCAAACCTGCGTAATGCCTCAATACTGTATTGAGAACAGCTTGGGTGAAAGCGGCAATGAGGACCTAATAGTGGACTGATCACGCGTTGATAAACGCGGAGCAGCGCGATCAGGAACCGCGAGCCAGGCGACAATGGCGACGCCATATTTTCTCCAACGCTTCCATCAATGCCTGGTTATCCAGGTCAGCAATCCCTTTTTTTGCCACAACAACAAA is a window from the Erwinia sp. genome containing:
- the yidD_2 gene encoding Putative membrane protein insertion efficiency factor (ID:JIFNMEKO_03332;~source:Prodigal:2.6), with the translated sequence MASPLSPGSRFLIALLRVYQRVISPLLGPHCRFHPSCSQYSIEALRRFGVIKGSWLTVKRVLKCHPLNPGGNDPVPPK